One Roseburia rectibacter DNA window includes the following coding sequences:
- a CDS encoding sigma-70 family RNA polymerase sigma factor: MPKYEELKAFRKQNLIPEYNDSSSEKTMLHREARALAISRLEETARTEEEFANVISWWDKLDDNRERRERYHEIGRSEVPLEWHASDYILPGNANYDMVLWQQILAGDFIDYIFDEPDYIHELVRSQDLCLILKNMKEHQKQLLYYVIVRSYSTLQYAELNGKTDRNVHGVRETAIKQIIKKYKTAIETRLLHLPWTLTLDEKYFLENGARTKDEKNSEKQ; the protein is encoded by the coding sequence TTGCCAAAATATGAGGAACTAAAAGCTTTCCGCAAACAAAACTTAATACCGGAATACAACGATTCTTCCAGTGAGAAAACTATGCTGCACAGGGAAGCCCGTGCATTGGCAATCAGCCGTCTTGAAGAAACTGCACGAACCGAGGAAGAATTTGCAAATGTTATATCGTGGTGGGATAAACTTGATGACAACAGGGAACGCAGAGAGCGCTACCATGAAATCGGACGCTCTGAAGTACCGCTTGAATGGCACGCCTCTGATTATATCCTGCCCGGTAATGCCAACTATGATATGGTGCTGTGGCAACAGATACTTGCCGGCGATTTTATTGATTATATCTTTGATGAGCCGGATTACATCCATGAGCTTGTACGCAGTCAGGATTTATGCCTGATATTAAAGAATATGAAGGAACACCAGAAACAGCTTTTGTACTATGTGATTGTCCGGTCATACTCCACTCTCCAATACGCTGAGCTGAATGGAAAGACTGACCGCAATGTGCATGGTGTAAGGGAAACTGCCATAAAGCAGATAATAAAGAAATATAAGACTGCTATTGAAACAAGGCTGCTTCATCTGCCTTGGACACTTACATTGGACGAAAAATATTTTCTTGAAAATGGGGCAAGAACTAAAGACGAAAAGAATTCTGAAAAACAGTGA
- a CDS encoding DUF4368 domain-containing protein, with protein sequence MNRTRQTTDKSKNRITALYERLSRDDELAGDSNSIVNQKKMLEDYAKSNGYTDLVHFTDDGYSGGNFDRLGWKEMLRQIEDGSIGTVIVKDMSRVGRDYLQVGFYTEVFFREKGVHFVAISNGVDSDINTSSEFAPFLNIMNEWYLRDCSRKIKAVLQAKGRDGKPITNNPPYGYIKDPEDKNRCDMSKPYEWAGVSVVRMLEKPEYMGDTVNFRTKKLSYKDKTAVKNDSDEIVVFTDTHEAIIDRKTWYMVQELRKTKRRINTEGESNPFVGKIFCADCGGKMHYRNEGKRAGRKWRGLPDGSVRTTPACYNCGNYNNSHDQSGKVCCSHNIQAKVIDQFVLETIQYACKSVRMDERAFVESIRSALEIREQSEAKKLKAALKHQEKRYAELDILLKKVYEDNALGRLPDKRYEMLSAGYEKEQAELEQSIKACREQLTQYDEDTDRTEEFLALVHKYTDITELTPVIINEFVDKILVHKAEKIDGERVMEIEIYLNFIGKVELPAQELTEEELAEIKEKQRLRERNAMYQRRRRAKFMPKTKAIRAKVQEAEIKEALENASAKAEKLLMADNDTHIAEVVAGENKVYVDTGIFPTAEEVKEKYAI encoded by the coding sequence ATGAACAGAACCAGACAGACAACTGACAAATCGAAAAACAGAATAACTGCTCTTTATGAGCGACTCTCAAGGGACGATGAGCTTGCGGGAGACAGCAACAGTATAGTGAACCAGAAGAAAATGCTGGAGGACTATGCAAAGAGTAATGGATATACCGATTTGGTGCATTTTACAGATGACGGATATTCCGGTGGAAATTTTGACAGACTGGGATGGAAGGAAATGCTCCGACAGATTGAAGACGGAAGCATTGGCACAGTCATTGTAAAGGATATGAGCCGAGTCGGGAGGGATTACCTACAGGTAGGATTTTACACGGAGGTATTCTTTCGGGAAAAAGGTGTCCATTTCGTTGCTATCTCTAATGGTGTTGACAGTGATATTAACACCAGCAGCGAATTCGCCCCTTTTTTAAATATCATGAATGAATGGTATCTGCGTGACTGCAGCCGCAAGATAAAGGCGGTATTGCAGGCAAAGGGCAGGGACGGGAAACCAATTACCAACAATCCGCCATACGGATATATCAAAGATCCGGAAGATAAGAACCGGTGTGATATGTCAAAGCCATATGAATGGGCAGGAGTAAGTGTCGTAAGAATGCTTGAAAAACCGGAATATATGGGAGATACAGTGAATTTCCGTACAAAGAAGCTTTCCTATAAGGATAAGACTGCTGTAAAAAATGATAGTGACGAGATAGTGGTCTTTACGGATACCCATGAGGCGATCATTGACAGAAAAACATGGTATATGGTGCAGGAGCTTAGAAAGACCAAACGCAGGATAAACACAGAGGGCGAGTCAAATCCGTTTGTGGGTAAGATTTTCTGTGCGGACTGCGGTGGAAAGATGCATTATCGTAATGAGGGAAAGCGTGCCGGAAGAAAATGGAGAGGACTGCCGGATGGCAGTGTCAGAACAACTCCAGCCTGTTATAACTGCGGCAATTATAATAACAGCCATGACCAGTCAGGAAAGGTCTGCTGTTCGCACAATATACAGGCAAAGGTGATTGACCAGTTTGTGCTTGAAACCATTCAGTATGCGTGTAAAAGTGTAAGGATGGATGAGAGAGCATTTGTCGAAAGCATCCGCAGTGCATTAGAAATCCGGGAACAGAGTGAGGCGAAGAAGCTGAAGGCTGCGTTAAAGCATCAGGAGAAGCGGTATGCAGAGCTTGATATCCTTCTTAAAAAAGTGTATGAGGACAATGCCCTTGGCAGACTGCCTGACAAAAGATATGAAATGCTATCGGCAGGGTATGAAAAAGAACAGGCAGAACTGGAACAGTCCATTAAGGCATGCAGGGAGCAGCTTACGCAGTATGACGAGGATACAGACCGGACGGAGGAATTTCTGGCATTAGTCCATAAATACACGGATATCACGGAATTAACACCTGTCATCATCAATGAATTTGTGGATAAGATACTTGTCCACAAAGCGGAAAAGATTGATGGCGAGCGTGTGATGGAGATAGAGATTTACCTTAACTTCATCGGTAAAGTGGAACTTCCGGCACAGGAACTGACGGAAGAAGAACTGGCTGAAATAAAGGAAAAACAAAGACTTCGTGAGCGCAATGCCATGTATCAGAGGCGGCGCAGGGCAAAGTTCATGCCAAAAACAAAAGCAATCCGTGCAAAGGTGCAGGAGGCTGAGATAAAAGAAGCTTTGGAGAATGCGAGTGCAAAAGCGGAAAAACTGCTTATGGCAGATAATGATACGCATATCGCAGAGGTAGTTGCCGGGGAAAACAAAGTATATGTTGATACCGGAATTTTCCCAACAGCAGAAGAGGTAAAAGAAAAGTATGCAATTTAA
- a CDS encoding transposon-encoded TnpW family protein, which translates to MEAEKLNNGDRKSGSCEAGFFYRRIGGTVYKIRVLTSKNSTDTFSGKISHIISREVLTEKADYDKIELPQISQLPEGSSA; encoded by the coding sequence ATGGAGGCAGAAAAACTAAATAATGGCGATAGAAAGTCCGGCTCATGTGAAGCTGGATTTTTTTATCGCAGGATTGGTGGGACAGTTTACAAAATCAGGGTATTAACGAGTAAAAACAGTACAGATACCTTTTCGGGCAAGATTTCCCACATTATTTCAAGAGAGGTGCTGACAGAGAAAGCGGATTATGATAAGATAGAGCTACCACAAATAAGTCAGTTGCCGGAAGGGAGTTCGGCATGA